The Caldibacillus debilis DSM 16016 genome includes a window with the following:
- the yutH gene encoding spore coat putative kinase YutH → MEMDASFIRQQYGITPEGFFTLDGCPAFRSGDQVYIRIRTEEAPDEIQERYAMANWLISFGERHVPEFLPAKDGYYIIAYRGEPCLVLRIPLRNLGEIRDLGRELAGFHRRGRNFAGGKALNRYGLWKEMWERRLEQLDAVWKTMEGKAPGRGFERLFAEAFPYFSGLCENAIQYFTETFYDERPWDCDLPAICHHRFGCSAWRGKSVWKNPFDWVVDHPSRDLAEWSRDAFFRFPGRYKEMISRLLREYASAVPLSPFFCRLYYSRLLLPLHFLECAEGCFTAESDGERLKKERELEVMVERSGEYEKFLAELIEYLQIRMQNHWLPRVDWLK, encoded by the coding sequence ATGGAAATGGATGCCTCTTTTATCCGGCAGCAATACGGAATCACGCCTGAGGGGTTTTTCACCCTGGACGGCTGCCCGGCCTTTCGCAGCGGCGATCAGGTCTATATCCGGATCAGGACGGAAGAGGCGCCGGATGAAATTCAGGAACGTTACGCCATGGCCAATTGGCTCATTTCCTTCGGGGAGAGGCATGTTCCGGAATTTTTGCCGGCGAAGGACGGGTATTATATTATAGCATATCGGGGCGAACCGTGCCTGGTTTTGCGAATCCCCCTCCGGAATCTGGGTGAAATCCGCGATCTCGGCCGGGAATTGGCCGGCTTCCACCGCCGGGGCAGGAATTTTGCCGGCGGCAAGGCGCTGAACCGGTACGGCCTGTGGAAAGAAATGTGGGAGAGGCGTCTGGAGCAGCTGGATGCGGTATGGAAAACCATGGAAGGGAAGGCGCCTGGGCGCGGATTTGAACGATTGTTCGCGGAGGCCTTTCCCTATTTTTCCGGTTTGTGCGAAAACGCCATACAGTATTTCACGGAGACCTTTTATGATGAGCGTCCTTGGGATTGCGATCTTCCGGCGATCTGTCACCACCGGTTCGGCTGTTCGGCCTGGAGGGGCAAATCCGTTTGGAAAAACCCCTTCGATTGGGTCGTCGACCATCCGTCGCGGGATCTTGCCGAATGGTCCCGGGACGCCTTTTTCCGTTTCCCGGGAAGGTATAAGGAAATGATTTCCCGCCTGCTTCGGGAATATGCGTCCGCCGTTCCATTGTCCCCTTTTTTTTGCCGCCTGTATTATTCCCGCCTCCTTCTTCCGCTCCATTTTTTGGAATGTGCCGAAGGCTGTTTTACGGCGGAATCTGACGGGGAGAGGCTGAAAAAAGAAAGGGAACTGGAGGTGATGGTGGAACGGAGCGGGGAATATGAAAAATTCTTGGCGGAATTGATCGAATATTTGCAAATCCGGATGCAAAACCATTGGCTGCCGCGGGTCGATTGGTTAAAATAA